The Methanocaldococcus infernus ME region ATACTTGGAAAAACATCTAATTCCATTCCCACACATCTCTGCCTCAGAACCATCACTATTAAAGATTCTAAATTTAACATCATAGTTATTAGAGCTTGGCTTTTGAATAAAGATAACTCCATCAGCCCCAATGGAGAATCTCCTCCTACAAACCTTCTTAGAAAACTCTTCTTTATTTTTAACCTTCTCTCCATCAAATTCATTAATCACAATATAGTCATTCCCAAGGGCATGCATCTTAGTAAATTCCAAAGCCATCCCTCTTAGTCTTTTATTACTTTAACTACCTTAGTCTTTATTCCCTCCCCCTCTAAGAGCTCTTCATTTATGACTACAACATCCTTTATAGAATTAACCAACTTATATGGAATTAGAACATTCTTCCCTTCCTCAATATCTAAGATACTTCCTTCAACTGGTTTTACTTCAATAAATACTAACTTCCCATCTTCATCATTGAAGATTAGATCTACAACTTCACCAATAATACTACCCAAGCTTCCAATTATCTTTTTTCCCTCCAAAATTCTCCAGGGCATCTTTTCCATATCTTTCCACCAACCTTTTTTAAGTCTTCAGGAGTGTTTAAATTAACAATATCTTCATAAATATTTAAAATCTTCTCTTTTTGATAACCATCTTTTGGTGACACTATATTTAACCCTATAGGCTTGTTGTAGTTAAGCACTGTTAAAGCTTCATATTCATTAGAAAAGCTACTAATAATTTTATTTATTATTTTATAGGTTAAGCCATAAATATCTGAGGGAATGACTAAAAAAGGATCATCAAAAAATTTAAAACAATAATTTATATCCTCTATAAACCCATTCCCAGGAGTCTCTATTATCTTATCTTTATAACCCTTCTCTAAATATCTTTTAGTTTCAGGAGTGTAGGGAGAAACAGCTATATAAAAGTCTTC contains the following coding sequences:
- a CDS encoding PRC-barrel domain-containing protein, producing MEKMPWRILEGKKIIGSLGSIIGEVVDLIFNDEDGKLVFIEVKPVEGSILDIEEGKNVLIPYKLVNSIKDVVVINEELLEGEGIKTKVVKVIKD
- a CDS encoding NTP transferase domain-containing protein, which translates into the protein MKALIMAGGKGGRLGYVEKPLIIIKNKFLIDLILDEVKKSEVEDFYIAVSPYTPETKRYLEKGYKDKIIETPGNGFIEDINYCFKFFDDPFLVIPSDIYGLTYKIINKIISSFSNEYEALTVLNYNKPIGLNIVSPKDGYQKEKILNIYEDIVNLNTPEDLKKVGGKIWKRCPGEFWREKR